In Gemmatimonadaceae bacterium, the sequence TGGCTGGACGCCGTCGTCGTCGTAGCCGATGGTCGACAGGGCACCGCGTTCGGAACGGTTGCCGATCACGTTCATGAAGGCGGGGCCGAGCTTGAGTGCTCCGAGCACCTGTTCCGGCGGCGAGATGAACGAGGTTCCGGCGAGGTTGGCCTCGTAGCCCATCGCGCGGTCGAGCTCCGTTGCGTGCCCGATCGTCTCGTGGATGGTAAGGAAAAGCTGCGACGGATGCAGAATGAGGTCGTAGCGGCCCACCTCCACCGATTTCGCCTTCAGCTTCTCGGCCGCCTCCTCACCCCATATCCGCGCGTTGGTGACGATGTCGGCCTCGAGGACGTACTCCCAGCCGCGGCCCGCCGGTTGCACGACCTCGGGGCCGCGGGTGGCAAAGTCGCCGTTGCCGACAGCCGTACACGCCAGGGTGACCCAGCTGCGCACGTAGTCCTGTGTGATCACCGATCCGTCCGTGTTGGCGTAGTTGCGCTCTTCCTTCACGAACGAGAGCCCGGAGTTCACGAAGCGGACGTTGGGCGCGCGGAGCGCCTCGGCATTGGCGCGGAGGAGGAGGTCCGCCTTCTGCTCGACCGGCACGGTGAACGGATCGATCTCGTAGGCGCTCTTCCACGTCACGTCCTTGTGGGCGGGAGCCTGCGCCAGGGTCACGCGCCGATCCTGCGCCACACGATTGGCTCTTGCCACCGCCACGGCTTCCTGCGCGGCGGTACCCACCCCCGGCCTGGTCAGTGCCTCGGTCGCCGCAAACCCCCAGCACCCGTCGACGAGTACCCGCACGCCGCACCCGATCGTGTCGGCATCCACGACGTCCGTGACCTGTCGTTCGCGCGTCTGAATGGAGTTGGCACGGTTTCGGGAGATGCGCACGTCTGCCCAGGTCGCACCCGCGCGCCGCGCGGCGTCGAGCGCCTCCATCATCAACTCGCGTGTTGCAGGATCGGTGTAGAGGCCCCGCGTCTGCGGCCGTGGCGCACTGGCCGGGAGCCCCCGCGGACCGATGACGGCCGCCGTCACGGCCGCGGCCGAGCCTGTCTTGAGAAACGTTCGTCGTGTCGTCATTCGAGGGTGTGCGGACGTGGGGATTCTGTCGCGTGGACCGCGGGGCCGCCATCGGCGCGTGGGCGCCGGGCTCCGCACGCCGCGGCGACAGGATATGCCGTCATGGTGGCATAGCCCACGCATGTGAGGCATGGGCATGCAGTGCCCTACCGCGTTAGGCCGGCCGCGGGTAGGCTTCGCGACATGACCTCCGTACGACTCATCGGCGTTCCCATGGATCTCGGCGCGTCGCGCCGCGGCGTGGACATGGGACCATCCGCCGTCCGCTACACCGACCTCCGGGACCGCATCGAGAAGCTCGGCCATACGGTCGATGATGCCGGAAACATTGCGGTACCGTTTCGCGAAGATGCCGCCAAGGGGGCCCAGCGGGGCGCGCGTTACCTGGGCGCGATCACCGAGGTGTGTGTCGACGTCGCCGCGCACGTACGCGAGGCCCTGCAGGCGGGCCAGGTGCCGGTGGTGCTTGGCGGCGATCACGCCCTGGCCGCGGGTTCGGTGGCCGGCGCGGCCGCGCATCTCGCCACGCGCGACCAGCGCCTGGGGCTCGTCTGGATCGATGCGCACGGGGACCTCAACACACCCGCAACATCACGCTCGGGCAACGTGCACGGGATGCCGCTCGCGGCGCTGCTCGGCAATGGCGACCGCGCGATGGCCGGCATCGCGGGGTCGTCCGGCGCCGTGAAGCCGGGGCAGGTCGCGCTCGTGGGCCTCCGCGATCTCGACCAGTCCGAGCGCGCCCACATCGGCAAATGGAACCTCGCGGCCTTCACCATGCGCGCCCTCGATGAGCGTGGTGTACGCGCCGTCATGGAGGAAGCCATCGCGATCGCCTCGCGCGACACCGGCGGCATCTGGGTCTCGTTCGACATGGACGTGATCGACCCCGACGAGGCGCCCGGCGTGGGTACGCCAGTGGCCGGCGGCATGACCTACCGCGAAGCGCACCTCGCGATGGAGATGCTCGCCGACACGGGACGCATCGTGGGGATCGATCTGGTCGAAGTGAATCCCGTGCTCGACGAACACAACCGCACCGCCGAGATCGCGTGCGAACTCATCCTGAGCGCGCTCGGCAAGCGCA encodes:
- a CDS encoding TldD/PmbA family protein — encoded protein: MTTRRTFLKTGSAAAVTAAVIGPRGLPASAPRPQTRGLYTDPATRELMMEALDAARRAGATWADVRISRNRANSIQTRERQVTDVVDADTIGCGVRVLVDGCWGFAATEALTRPGVGTAAQEAVAVARANRVAQDRRVTLAQAPAHKDVTWKSAYEIDPFTVPVEQKADLLLRANAEALRAPNVRFVNSGLSFVKEERNYANTDGSVITQDYVRSWVTLACTAVGNGDFATRGPEVVQPAGRGWEYVLEADIVTNARIWGEEAAEKLKAKSVEVGRYDLILHPSQLFLTIHETIGHATELDRAMGYEANLAGTSFISPPEQVLGALKLGPAFMNVIGNRSERGALSTIGYDDDGVQPQDFHIVKDGVFVDYQTTREQAPWLEWWYTKQGRPVQSHGCSYAQSWADVQFQRMPNVSLQPGDRDLSWNDLIAATDRGIAMIGRASYSIDQQRYNGQFGAQVCYEIRNGRITGQVKDVAYQMRSPEFWNSLDMLGGRSSYMHGGTFNDGKGQPGQSNAVSHGCPPARFRNQNVINTGRA
- the rocF gene encoding arginase, whose amino-acid sequence is MTSVRLIGVPMDLGASRRGVDMGPSAVRYTDLRDRIEKLGHTVDDAGNIAVPFREDAAKGAQRGARYLGAITEVCVDVAAHVREALQAGQVPVVLGGDHALAAGSVAGAAAHLATRDQRLGLVWIDAHGDLNTPATSRSGNVHGMPLAALLGNGDRAMAGIAGSSGAVKPGQVALVGLRDLDQSERAHIGKWNLAAFTMRALDERGVRAVMEEAIAIASRDTGGIWVSFDMDVIDPDEAPGVGTPVAGGMTYREAHLAMEMLADTGRIVGIDLVEVNPVLDEHNRTAEIACELILSALGKRIL